GATGCCTAACAAAACTCTTATGTTGACCTTTAATTTTTTGAATAACCTCCGAGGTTTGTTCATGAGCAGGAATATATAGCTTTTTAGCATTAAACATCTCTAATAAAGAGTTTTCTCTTTCTGCAAATTCAAGATAATTTTTAGGCAAATGCTTACTGAAAAACAAATCCCTGTCCAAATGTGGTATTGCGACTTCACCAATATCGGTTTCTCTTAATAATTTAATAAGTCGATCTTGATTAGCACTATCCTGTACTGAAGGATTGGTAATATTAAAATAATAATATTGCCAATATTTTTCCGGCTCATTATCTTTTAATTGTGCTAACGATTTTAAATCCTCACAAGAATAATCACGCGTTAAAGTATAAGCTATTAAAGACCTCATATCCCTCATTGTCACATGAAGTTCTCTCTTTAAGCTAACTGTTTTAATCAACCATTCCATTCTTGAAATAATGGTATCTCCGGCCGCGCTATCATTAAAACTGTCTACATTATATTTTATGAAACATTCTTTATTCAAAGAACAACCATTACATTGTTTCCAAAGCTCTTTTTTAGTAAGTGCTTTAACCTGATTACGGAATAAACTTCCGTTTTCATCATTTTGAGCAACTACAGAACGTAAATTTAGATTTACAATCATTAATCCCTCTGGTAACTTGGTGTGACCTTCTTCGTAAAAATAATTTTCAATTATAGTAGCTAGTTTAGAATGTTTAACTGAAGTCGTTAAAAACTCAACCAATCTTCCCTCATTAATTGCAATAATCCTACCTTCTTTTGACTGATTATAATTTGTTAATCCTTCAAAAGGAGAGAAGAAGGTATCTAAAACATCATTATTAATATTGCTTTCTTCATCCTGTGAGCCGTCATAGTTACTTTCAAAGGCAATACCATTAATTTTAAATCTAGCTCCATTCCTATGAGTATGCTGAAGGACTTCTTTTACATTCGAATCATTCTCAATTTTTTTAATAAAAGCAGTCTTGCCATCACCGGCATTACCGGTTATGATTAACAATTTATATTGACCGTCAACGATAGCTGGAATTAAACTTTTGTCCAACTTTGTAGGTGTATAGGTAAGCTCATCAAATTCACTAGAATTAAAGTTGACCCTAGTTCCTGCATTTCCGTAACGAGATTGGCTGTACAATGAATTCAAATAATCAACAATATTTGCACCTTCAACACTTATTTTAAAAGCTTTAATTTTATCTTTATTGTTGTCAAAAAGAAGTTTAATACTATCATATACTCGGTCAATATTACCAGCGGTAAATGATTTAGCACCGCCTTTCCAAAAAATGTCACTGATAATAGTTTCGTCATCAACTTTCAATAATATTTTAATAGGATTTTCTAAATCAATAGTACTCTTATAATTTTCGAGTTTTCCTTTAAAACGCAAAAGCGCATTTTCAACAGCCTCATGTAAATCTACATACATATTCATTTTATCATACAACTTCAAATTGAATGAGCTACCTTGGTAGATAATTAATTGGGTATGATATAATTTATTGCGGGCACTAATACCATCTTCATCACTTGGAGTAGCATCAAGTAATCTGTCTTCTAACAAAATTACTGCATCGTACATTTCTTGAGCAGAACCAAATCGTTCTTCTCGTTTCGTACCAATAGCTTTAATTAAAAAGGCGGCAAACTCATTAGAAATTCTTGGCTCAATATCTTTTGGATGATTAGGTATTTTACTAGCAAATGGCATTTTGCTTGGATGCCAAGGATATTTTTTACAAATCAGTTCATATAATGTAACCCCCAAAGCAAAAGTATCAGCTGATAAATCCCAATTAACCCTGTAGTTGTCCGAAATTAAATCTGGGGCTAAATAAGGATTAGTACCAACAAAATCTTTGTTTTCGGTGCTCGAAGAGGCGACATTAAAATCTATAAGTACAAATCGCGAAGCATTATCCCAAATAATATTGTGAGGTTTAATATCTCGGTGCATTAATGGCTTCTCTTTAGATTGCATGACCACCAAAGCTGACAATATATCTTTCCCTACCTCATATACGCTATGTATTGGTAATCGGGCATCGGTTCGGGTGTAATTACTTAGATTTTCTCCTTCAAGATATTCCATTACAGTAAAAAATTGTCCGCTTGCAGATTCATCATTCCAAACAAACTTTACAATGTTATTATGATTCAAATCTTTTAAAGCTTCATACTCGTCTTTTACAGAAGAAAAAGTAACACTTTCATTAAATAATTTTAAAGTGTAATAAGCATCCTGAATTCGATGCCTTACTTTAAAAACTTTTGAATAGCCTCCTTTTCCTAAGGTTTCATATATAGTATAAGTACCAATAGTATCTCCTTCCTTTAGCTCCGCATAGTCATGCGTTGTCGGTACCACAATAGCCGGTATGGGTTTCGGATGTTCTGTTGAATTACTCTCAAGTGCTTGAAGAATAAATTCCTCTAAAGCATCTACGCTTTCAATACGGGTAGTATCGTCTGTTTGGATAGTCTTATAACAAACCTCATCCAGCCATTTTGGTAAATTAGAATTGAGTTTAGTAGGCAATTTATCTTCTGTTAATTTACCTCCCAGTTTATCTAATTCATAAGGAGTTTTAAACGGTTCGATATCCGTAAATAACCAGTAAATCAATACACCTAAAGAATAAATATCAGAAGCTTGATTGGCATCACCAACAGTCAATTCTAGCGGATGGTACGCTGTGGCATTATTAGCATTGATGGTTGGCATCACGGTATAACCTTCGTCACTATGGTCTATAAAATAGGACTTGCCAAAATTTCCTAAATAGGCATAACCACTACTTAGGTAAATATTATCTGGATTAATATCTCTGTGAAATATATTTTCTTTATGGGCTTCTTTCAAAGCTACCATCACATTTCGAATAATATTAATTTTCTCAGGAAAAGTAAATGTTTTATGTCTGGCTTCTGAACGAAGAGAATTCTCTTCGAGAAAGTCAGTAATTTCATAAAACATATGATTAACCTCGTCAATTCTAAATTCCACATTTAAGATAAAGGGTTTTGCTTTGATTTTACTCAAAGCATTATATTGATTCTTAATGCGTTCTTCTCGTTTCTGTAGTTCTTCTTTTGATAATCCGCTAGCCTGAAGTGCATATTCTTTAATCCTTCTTCTAACTGAAGAAGTAATACCTTTTTGCTTCACTAAATATTCTACGAAATTAGGTTCCTGTTGTAATACTTCAACAATTTCATAACCTTCAACCTCTCGTTTTTCATTGGGAGATTTTTTACTTTGATTGCCAATCAAATAATCAACTATTGATTTTTGAATTGAAAGTATATTATCTTTTAATTGTCCACTACTATAAGGATCAGTAATAAATTCAACCAACCTATTATTTAATTCAAAAGTCAATTTTTGAGCTTCACGAGAAATAATTGGTTGATACGAATTCTGGTAAGAAAGAGAAACCATATTTTGTATCCAGGCTTTGCCCCAATTAGAGTCTTCCTCTTTTAACTTAGAAGCTAGAATAGCTGTTTTTTGACGTCCTGTTTTCAAAGGATTTTGCATCTGGCGGTCATTCAAATACCAGTAATTATCATCACCTTCAATGCGACCTTTCCAGTCTTTATTTTCAATGTTAAAGACAGCATGGGGAGTTA
This portion of the Flavobacterium gelatinilyticum genome encodes:
- the mads6 gene encoding methylation-associated defense system protein kinase MAD6, with protein sequence MAKILKPPYFENVVNAGEKRLLDFLEVNLPENYFLIPNVEIASTNPRNNRTQYWEYDLVVVTPHAVFNIENKDWKGRIEGDDNYWYLNDRQMQNPLKTGRQKTAILASKLKEEDSNWGKAWIQNMVSLSYQNSYQPIISREAQKLTFELNNRLVEFITDPYSSGQLKDNILSIQKSIVDYLIGNQSKKSPNEKREVEGYEIVEVLQQEPNFVEYLVKQKGITSSVRRRIKEYALQASGLSKEELQKREERIKNQYNALSKIKAKPFILNVEFRIDEVNHMFYEITDFLEENSLRSEARHKTFTFPEKINIIRNVMVALKEAHKENIFHRDINPDNIYLSSGYAYLGNFGKSYFIDHSDEGYTVMPTINANNATAYHPLELTVGDANQASDIYSLGVLIYWLFTDIEPFKTPYELDKLGGKLTEDKLPTKLNSNLPKWLDEVCYKTIQTDDTTRIESVDALEEFILQALESNSTEHPKPIPAIVVPTTHDYAELKEGDTIGTYTIYETLGKGGYSKVFKVRHRIQDAYYTLKLFNESVTFSSVKDEYEALKDLNHNNIVKFVWNDESASGQFFTVMEYLEGENLSNYTRTDARLPIHSVYEVGKDILSALVVMQSKEKPLMHRDIKPHNIIWDNASRFVLIDFNVASSSTENKDFVGTNPYLAPDLISDNYRVNWDLSADTFALGVTLYELICKKYPWHPSKMPFASKIPNHPKDIEPRISNEFAAFLIKAIGTKREERFGSAQEMYDAVILLEDRLLDATPSDEDGISARNKLYHTQLIIYQGSSFNLKLYDKMNMYVDLHEAVENALLRFKGKLENYKSTIDLENPIKILLKVDDETIISDIFWKGGAKSFTAGNIDRVYDSIKLLFDNNKDKIKAFKISVEGANIVDYLNSLYSQSRYGNAGTRVNFNSSEFDELTYTPTKLDKSLIPAIVDGQYKLLIITGNAGDGKTAFIKKIENDSNVKEVLQHTHRNGARFKINGIAFESNYDGSQDEESNINNDVLDTFFSPFEGLTNYNQSKEGRIIAINEGRLVEFLTTSVKHSKLATIIENYFYEEGHTKLPEGLMIVNLNLRSVVAQNDENGSLFRNQVKALTKKELWKQCNGCSLNKECFIKYNVDSFNDSAAGDTIISRMEWLIKTVSLKRELHVTMRDMRSLIAYTLTRDYSCEDLKSLAQLKDNEPEKYWQYYYFNITNPSVQDSANQDRLIKLLRETDIGEVAIPHLDRDLFFSKHLPKNYLEFAERENSLLEMFNAKKLYIPAHEQTSEVIQKIKGQHKSFVRHQYFEGKAELIETNFRDETTSNLLKMPSYLLRLPYHSVFTFVNILKSSNNQESIKQSISRAVSLNEGCNNENLDKDSLVLSSSDVRDPIGQSFKLFKLSDFELFVNKTEHLVKYLEYEPDSLIFRHKEEKHIRLTISLDLYEMLYFIQQGFSPSLNDLKGKFIELIVFKNLLENLSYNEIVVTRDDITFYTIKKDSSNHINVEPVTF